In Ostrea edulis chromosome 4, xbOstEdul1.1, whole genome shotgun sequence, a single window of DNA contains:
- the LOC125672286 gene encoding uncharacterized protein LOC125672286, producing MVKIKKEGMGEVKHKEVISKQDLERLYDSDSGVFSCESPKTLQQKVFFEIMLYFCNRSRENLRNMLRNDYVIRQDPDGRRFLASSVSRLTKNHRGENTTDDDQEGGRMYEQPGNPKCPVMSFEKYLSKLNPDCDALWQRPRSSISACSHVWYDNMVVGKNTLGSMMQRISKDAGLSFIYSNHCIRATCITMLDESGYESRHIIGISKHRSETSLKHYDTKLSDAKKRDMSDALAGKFTSSFKIPESASGKQGEAITNVQRQVMRQIQNDSPSVVVHSNTVGVQEASDVVDVDDLELAAILDNPDLFGTVQNIAQPNSAVKSVFSFHGCNVTINSC from the exons atggtaaaaataaaaaaggagGGCATGGGTGAAGTGAAACATAAAGAAGTAATCAGCAAGCAAGATTTGGAGCGTTTATATGACAGTGACAGTGGTGTTTTCAGTTGTGAAAGTCCCAAAACACTTCAACAGAAGGTGTTTTTTGAAATCATGTTGTATTTTTGTAACCGGAGCAGGGAAAACCTGCGAAACATGTTGCGAAATGATTACGTCATTCGACAAGATCCTGATGGAAGGCGGTTTCTTGCCAGTTCTGTTTCCAGACTTACGAAGAACCATAGGGGCGAGAATACAACAGATGATGATCAGGAAGGTGGCAGAATGTATGAACAACCTG GAAATCCAAAGTGTCCAGTTATGAGTTTTGAGAAGTACTTGAGCAAACTTAATCCAGACTGTGATGCGCTTTGGCAACGACCACGATCAAGCATATCAGCGTGTTCTCATGTATGGTATGACAACATGGTTGTTGGCAAAAATACTTTGGGAAGTATGATGCAAAGGATAAGTAAAGATGCTGGTCTGTCGTTCATCTATTCTAATCATTGTATCAGAGCTACTTGCATTACAATGCTCGATGAAAGTGGGTATGAATCAAGGCATATAATTGGAATTTCGAAACACAGGTCGGAGACCAGTTTGAAGCATTATGATACGAAGTTGAGTGATGCTAAGAAACGTGATATGTCTGACGCTTTAGCAGGTAAATTTACGTCTTCTTTCAAAATTCCTGAATCTGCCTCTGGTAAACAAGGGGAAGCCATCACAAATGTTCAGCGACAAGTTATGAGACAAATACAGAATGATTCTCCTTCTGTAGTCGTCCATAGCAATACAGTTGGTGTTCAAGAAGCAAGTGATGTCGTAGATGTTGACGACCTTGAGCTCGCTGCCATATTAGATAACCCTGATCTATTTGGAACTGTGCAAAACATTGCCCAACCTAATTCAGCAGTAAAGTCAGTCTTTTCATTCCATGGTTGCAACGTGACAATAAACAGTTGTTAA
- the LOC125668959 gene encoding uncharacterized protein LOC125668959 gives MAKHITSCSKALIYCDHCDFSSLTSRNIKRHMKRKHDLVDDREQMDGGIDSEDLGNVDSDEESWLGQDPGSLVEVLPVVADEHEKEDVDHEPGPSIKRSLREEAGKIVEIGRVVRKPTRPMPIHTPHRELVTATVPDKSISDDLLPDMGDSKLEKYKDAQCQTDPLYYTESTVITTRWVEDGKTMKKVEKKKLI, from the coding sequence ATGGCCAAACACATAACAAGTTGCAGCAAGGCATTGATTTACTGTGACCACTGTGACTTCAGTTCCCTGACATCGAGAAATATCAAGAGACACATGAAAAGGAAACATGATCTCGTTGATGATAGAGAACAGATGGACGGTGGTATTGACAGTGAAGACCTAGGCAATGTAGATTCAGATGAAGAATCTTGGTTAGGTCAGGATCCTGGGAGCTTGGTGGAGGTACTTCCTGTAGTGGCAGATGAACACGAGAAGGAAGATGTTGACCATGAACCAGGACCGTCCATCAAACGATCACTTAGAGAAGAGGCTGGTAAAATAGTAGAGATTGGCAGGGTGGTGAGGAAGCCTACTCGACCAATGCCGATACACACGCCCCACAGGGAATTGGTGACAGCAACAGTGCCAGATAAGAGCATATCCGATGACCTCTTGCCGGACATGGGTGATAGTAAGCTGGAGAAATACAAGGACGCTCAGTGCCAGACAGATCCTCTGTATTATACTGAAAGCACAGTGATTACCACCAGATGGGTAGAGGATGGCAAGACAATGAAGAAGGTGGagaagaaaaagttaatttga